In the genome of Osmerus mordax isolate fOsmMor3 chromosome 15, fOsmMor3.pri, whole genome shotgun sequence, one region contains:
- the si:dkey-96n2.3 gene encoding uracil nucleotide/cysteinyl leukotriene receptor — translation MNYSEEERQSLYSRGSHLENLLFASFYILVFIVATPSNTLALWAFFCRGGMSPCQIFLRNLAIADISYVLLLPLRMAYHLSDSHWPFSQALCRVVGFLFYLNMYCSLYFMTCISLHRLLIVVIQVRAQWIRKTLFAKVVSLIIWVIVIVSMCPVLLSKKTVSVEINNVTTCSQLYLEHTSPKAMVSTIVAFVIPLFTIGVSYVLILVKLRAVKQHEKRQVRGKAVQMIILIMINFVVAFLPYHVIRVIYIEKHSQTHMTESSIAILAITNRIASAMTCVSGVLDPLMYFFLAKTYQNMLLEVFCKDREADQQTTS, via the coding sequence ATGAACTACAGTGAAGAAGAGAGACAAAGCCTCTATTCAAGAGGTTCCCACCTGGAGAACCTCCTTTTTGCCAGCTTCTACATCCTGGTCTTCATTGTGGCCACGCCCAGCAACACTCTGGCGCTCTGGGCCTTCTTTTGCCGAGGGGGCATGTCGCCATGTCAGATTTTCCTGAGGAACCTAGCCATAGCAGATATCTCTTACGTCCTTCTTTTGCCCTTACGTATGGCCTACCACCTGTCCGACAGCCACTGGCCCTTTAGCCAGGCCTTGTGTCGTGTGGTGGGCTTCCTGTTTTACCTCAACATGTACTGCAGCCTCTACTTCATGACCTGCATCAGTCTCCATCGCCTCCTCATCGTGGTCATCCAAGTCAGGGCACAGTGGATCAGGAAAACCCTGTTCGCCAAAGTGGTTTCTTTAATCATATGGGTGATTGTCATAGTGTCCATGTGCCCTGTGCTTCTGTCCAAGAAAACTGTGTCTGTTGAAATCAACAACGTGACCACATGCAGCCAGCTGTACTTGGAACATACATCTCCTAAAGCGATGGTTTCAACTATAGTTGCGTTTGTTATACCTCTGTTCACTATAGGGGTCAGCTATGTCCTAATTTTAGTTAAACTGAGGGCAGTTAAGCAACATGAAAAGAGACAAGTGAGAGGTAAGGCAGTCCAGATGATCATTCTTATCATGATTAACTTTGTGGTTGCGTTTCTACCGTACCACGTGATCAGAGTCATCTACATTGagaaacacagtcagacacacatgaCAGAATCGTCAATTGCGATCCTCGCCATAACCAATAGAATAGCTTCTGCCATGACTTGTGTGAGCGGAGTTCTAGATCCATTGATGTACTTTTTTCTTGCCAAGACTTATCAAAACATGCTTCTTGAGGTCTTCTGCAAAGACAGGGAAGCTGACCAGCAAACAACTTCCTAA